One genomic segment of Pelagerythrobacter marensis includes these proteins:
- a CDS encoding RHS repeat protein has protein sequence MVAIFSGSGEGLIRSSANILGAAGQIGGASLGRGGENVSVNAATGNLVIARRDEFLAGRGPDATVERTYNSLTLATDGDNGDQWHQSTVRRLFGLTGTLNTAGSTIKRQAGDGSIIVHTWNAAQAAYVATDGDGAHDTIVKSGSTWIWTDGSSRVTETYEAYVADPSVFRIKEQKDSDGYRVSFAYVSGTNKLDRITTHNHGYANADTGIAEQSYIQYVWSGNNIARIVTGYTDYGDSSTAADNVNRTLTRTRYAYDAQNRLIEVTVDLSPEDNSVSDGRIYVTSYTYDGNSNRVASITQTDGSSLAIAYDEAGRVATLTQHVAMGDVRVTRIGYGVNVTSITGPDGGVTRLWYDNKQQLVQVMGPPATQGGISQVVQYEYDAAGNLIRTIETDSANASIPNNLVDASAWADGEAAGRGENLVDDGGWPQDVDGALPANGTVGQGWTGSYLSETEWTVTTGPYGKQVVSLHTGQDDADDPGGGAYSESFPINKSKAYEFTLYFKVDALDKHRVYFGLGSGTVKDGASGAYNGNPYFTWDHPSSATGEEAGKWYKIVGYVLPESTPLEADGSYGGIYDLETGERIKTVKHFIWDDTQTHGSTLARFFNYYNQDRQGKFTHFFKPEVREVSDTAILRSGDALDTDRDRNLLEVPYPSGWSNVQTIAGDNEARWGEVVGPDGAWQIGLETGQFDSVANGGGGFTNRFTVDPSKTYRFTQYVRKSDLAKHNIYFGLSTSSTPYVRSATNGADNSNPYFLSWAPSTQQAYMEEDGWYKIIGYVLPKGSANVAVGSLGGVYDAATGERVASVGTFRWHESMPNDQVYARFFTYYDETQHGWSTDWLAPEVVAIEAGDLATDNADPFGIVYDEGGRTTRYTYDANGNVLTRTDANGNVVTRTYGSKSELLTETRAGSDAAGANVSHTTRYVYDSENHLRYVVSAEGRVTEYSYTYWGAPYYTIEYPEHSYAIGSGALTEATMNAWRDGLVDRSSVKLRRYVYDARDNLTSTLEYGTATAAGAATTAEGYSRTYYNYDQAGQLLSRYVPGQNTESFIYDGLGRHTASTDLAGGTTRIIYDDAASTTIVALGTGKVTTSVFNRAGDLISEIETENFNDTATSNLIAAQDLDNWSLGRNTASSAGTINGEPAVRYTVAGSQSGQSQHITAPSAGAVGANDVITATIALQATTSSNSAAFGVHGSATGWGYGDPTLGVARIVSGPGTVAKAWSSEGFFYVTGLSTTEPTVIEIQRRFDREQTASVMLYPDFPGGSVLGNAIIASAPSMSKSHVSESSNLYDRNGRLRVATDATGRKSYYLYDKAGRKIADINHYGHVAEYRHDSAGRVIATANYTYALTAAQIAALGDPDNTLEMADIRPSAHSYDIWTWSIYDDAGRLIESIDGKGGVAAFSYDASDRLIKTVSYAGKLSTAQLAAFKAEPPTALVLPAANTAKDAVSRSFYDREGQLIGKLDGEGYLTEIVYDEAGQKVEEVAYAKKISSSYWASGSFNQLRANAAPTASANRRTHYVYDGQGLLRHTIDNGGYVTSHAYNYARKLTTTIVHAAPISTGDFTYDNVKALVNAIASEADDRESYNVYNGEGQVAFTIGAGNVVNGFSYDLAGNVTEAVRYAALRNTPSLPSLVTMNNWAAAQAGNGGNRTTRSWYTAGGELRFTVDAEGYVKRFDYDAEGRLTREVSWANAVAATQTTTIAQIDALTGSAGSWAELTYTYDAAGRRNSVNDGEGNRTLYGWRANGTRASVYRAYGTADQSVTVFVNDGAGRIIREYRAYGEAERANVAYTYDGLGNRTSMTDANGKVTHYTYDERGQLLTTTDAEGGVTHYEYNAFGEVVKTIDPGGGVTYHYYDTFGQEVRTRDAENYVTVTSYTVFGEVESVRRYYNKTASTPSTTTLPLVAAHAKDAITRFEYDKRGLVSKTTDAESFSESYIYDAFGNRTSMTNKLGGVTTYVYDKRGLLVRETLPITSYNTDGTAQATSVANSYSYDARGNRTQMIEAVGLAEARTTSYVYDKADRLVETRGEARAVLSQADHKTIIANFVPRETRSYDGRGNVTSVTDAAGNRTVYYYDDLDRKVVEIDPAGTYTAYGYDKNGNVTATRVYETLVAVPIDGGSQGEAPTAPSGSSRATSFTYDNLGRLLTSSVAGVETGHWNGSGWVAATGTITTSYQYDALGNVVRVTDPNGHATYTYYDNLGRKTASVDAEGYKTIWTYDGEGNVLTERRYANRYTGTPSLAAPPSVSTNGADRVTTFTYDRTGNRLSEARSGVIVHNGSGGTSTVTATVSWLYNGLGQVTRKTEATGDQINYIHDEGGRLLQERRAAFTSHQGGSVTPTLHYRYNGLGDLVRTVAAGAGDAVSRGTAYSYGAGGLLASMTDAEGVTHSYAYDKRGILIRDQYYRAGSAGGTGTLNAVLTKVDELGRMIERTVAVWNGSAWTPGEVVTTDYNAFGEVSRSGINGGAIAEGSRLWQTQNKYDAAGRLWATNAGDGVWKYFGYDKSGNQTVAITSAGTNLAGKTFDQARALVSGSGVNATYTVYDKRGLAKSVVEEGRQLSNSTTATLTMGRTYNGFGEVVSETDAGGAVTSYIYNTAGRMIRSEGPTVWMTNEDGRVQWIKPSQDYYYDASGRLVAMRDANGDYPIGSMGNPDPAFYDQKEANTGNLTRLTLLAGTGYGGSEALVTAETHADGGIKRTAYDVHGDARKITDEIGRVITQRFDKVGRVTQVNSAGGLIDYYAYDSLGQQVSRWNNVYGAADRETTDYDVQGRVVSKRAYGGDEVHTTYAWQAGSATNAIGNFGGWVKTVSTDADRASSSDNIKASVTKADVFGRTVSRTDASGEEYAYTYDIAGRLTHERTVVASNGLILNKEYDYYNSGLVRSVLSGESEVANTNWKNKIATYGYDKLGRLTFERLESAQGTFIPGHMEYIPPENGEPGFPGGDTPIIIPDDPEQGEWVWVPESYTVNRTVLQDGTAQYDALGRMTRYLDRDANGSTLVDKSWAFDANSNVRSITTTYRPMNLNKTLGSAVTTSYHYRYDALDRVVVSKGIRSGSTIVAGGSGVALTYDAAGRRTTSKTGYAAQEIYGYDANDRITSVRVGSVTRMSASYDALGRLTGHIERNASGSLVYERHSFVYNSRDQVLSEKGRRKLDNGDWNYTHTANYYSDTGAGSNPGVIRYSSDTGSSSGELLYRSETKNWLNGPYPPHYNVNPNGTTSPGTPDANWADEYSTYTYDWRAASGGGGARQATHKLINRDGTTQTTNVYGADGAIERASSSTLSGSAPVQTHYYRTDIDGRILARDLYRSGTTYDPSARYYTFGGRAMGEIGTDGSDNVDFATAIARRDDTGNGSFRGGATSGQLHADFDLNHRTLAATSQINGSGYVARGGESLQQVAAAVWGDASLWYKLAEANSLGAGAILGAGQSLRIPAGVQVNTHNADTVRPYDPSAALGDISPATPQPKKQKGDDCGVLGAMLLTVVAVAVTTIATAGAAAAISGKAFGTVLGAMTGGATASGVGAGAWMAGGAIGGAAGSIASQGVGVATGLQDRFNWKGVGLAALSGGIGGGLGPNFGAGWQGAAVRGAVGNALTQGVGVATGLQSKFDFAGVAAAGVGAATGRAIAGRVGTGFGASLATHTAGGIANAATRSALNGESFGRNLTTAIPDIVGQAVGGAIGKALAPAEHATDTPGVRETTGEQLSGAIVNLSSAGYIGDAGLDSLLAPVLSLGDGLAVGTTLLEAREAAKLDIILAEHARRGGPFGHGAASGTPYIETKRVEMQTAIDDWAVTQFGHRAHLANFAALVSGLGSDITPAEQKDVDRIAASLRAEGEYVRALDAHAEQVVLETGKAIGGIWVDVAGSVITPIGVADSLIDYRNGQISAVELTIGLLPGSKLLKSGRVAERGAFSGAYATNGELVQNIATRADRIGSLRRGLGNGPVAGTAKHDIADVMLTRYQRMFGDRGLSTEVRYVGGQLWEQGMPTKGSIRLDVVEGSVFNPTKVWDYKFGNATLSQSRITQIQNGILNGANVPVLEIKP, from the coding sequence ATGGTTGCGATTTTTAGCGGCAGCGGTGAAGGCTTGATACGCAGTTCGGCCAATATCCTCGGCGCTGCGGGGCAAATCGGCGGGGCTTCCCTGGGGCGTGGCGGGGAGAATGTTTCCGTAAACGCCGCAACGGGCAATCTGGTCATCGCGCGGCGGGATGAGTTCCTGGCCGGTCGCGGGCCCGACGCGACGGTCGAGCGGACATACAATAGCCTGACTCTGGCGACCGATGGCGACAATGGCGACCAGTGGCATCAATCGACTGTGCGACGGCTGTTCGGCCTGACAGGGACGCTCAATACCGCGGGAAGCACGATCAAGCGGCAGGCGGGGGACGGCTCCATAATCGTCCATACATGGAACGCGGCGCAGGCAGCGTATGTAGCGACCGACGGCGACGGCGCGCATGATACGATCGTCAAATCCGGGTCGACCTGGATCTGGACCGACGGATCGAGCCGAGTGACCGAGACTTACGAGGCCTATGTCGCGGATCCTTCGGTATTCCGGATCAAAGAGCAGAAGGACAGCGACGGCTACAGGGTGAGTTTCGCCTATGTGTCGGGCACCAACAAGCTCGATCGGATCACGACGCACAACCATGGCTATGCCAATGCGGACACCGGCATCGCCGAGCAAAGTTATATCCAGTATGTCTGGTCCGGGAACAATATCGCCCGGATCGTGACCGGCTATACCGACTATGGCGATTCATCGACGGCGGCCGACAATGTCAACCGCACGTTGACGCGTACGCGCTATGCTTACGATGCGCAGAACCGGCTGATCGAGGTGACGGTCGATCTTAGCCCCGAGGACAACAGCGTCTCCGACGGCAGGATATACGTCACCAGCTATACCTACGACGGCAACAGCAATCGTGTTGCCTCGATCACCCAGACTGACGGATCGAGTCTTGCGATCGCGTACGACGAAGCGGGCCGCGTCGCGACATTGACCCAGCATGTGGCGATGGGCGACGTGCGGGTGACCCGCATCGGCTATGGCGTGAACGTCACCAGCATTACTGGCCCCGATGGCGGGGTTACGCGGCTGTGGTACGACAACAAACAGCAACTGGTTCAGGTGATGGGCCCGCCTGCGACCCAGGGCGGGATCTCACAGGTCGTTCAATATGAATACGATGCCGCCGGCAATCTGATCCGCACGATTGAGACCGATAGCGCCAACGCCTCGATCCCGAACAATTTGGTCGACGCATCTGCCTGGGCCGACGGCGAGGCGGCGGGGCGCGGCGAAAATCTAGTTGACGATGGCGGCTGGCCCCAAGATGTCGATGGCGCGTTGCCGGCCAACGGCACCGTCGGACAAGGGTGGACCGGCAGCTACCTCAGCGAGACCGAATGGACGGTAACAACTGGTCCGTACGGAAAGCAGGTCGTGTCGCTTCACACCGGACAAGACGATGCCGACGATCCAGGCGGCGGTGCGTATAGCGAAAGCTTTCCGATCAACAAATCGAAGGCTTATGAATTTACACTCTACTTCAAGGTCGACGCCTTGGATAAGCATCGAGTCTACTTTGGCCTGGGTAGCGGCACAGTCAAGGATGGTGCCAGCGGCGCCTATAATGGGAACCCATATTTCACGTGGGATCACCCGTCTTCAGCGACCGGTGAAGAAGCGGGAAAATGGTACAAGATTGTTGGATATGTCCTGCCGGAATCGACGCCGCTTGAAGCCGACGGTAGTTACGGTGGCATCTATGATCTTGAAACTGGTGAGCGGATAAAGACCGTTAAACATTTTATCTGGGACGATACTCAAACACACGGCAGCACTCTCGCGCGATTCTTCAACTACTACAATCAGGATCGGCAAGGGAAGTTCACCCACTTCTTCAAGCCGGAAGTGCGCGAGGTGTCCGACACCGCGATCCTGCGTAGTGGCGATGCGCTGGATACTGACCGCGATCGCAATCTTCTGGAAGTTCCATATCCCAGCGGATGGTCGAATGTGCAAACGATTGCTGGCGACAACGAAGCGCGTTGGGGCGAAGTCGTCGGCCCCGATGGTGCATGGCAAATCGGGCTCGAAACCGGTCAGTTCGATAGTGTTGCCAACGGGGGTGGGGGCTTCACCAATCGCTTCACAGTCGATCCGAGCAAAACTTATCGCTTCACCCAGTACGTCCGCAAATCGGACCTTGCGAAGCACAACATCTATTTCGGGTTGAGCACTTCAAGCACGCCCTATGTCAGGAGCGCAACCAACGGCGCTGATAACTCCAACCCGTATTTTCTCTCATGGGCACCAAGCACTCAACAGGCTTACATGGAGGAAGATGGCTGGTACAAGATCATTGGCTATGTTTTGCCAAAAGGCTCGGCCAACGTGGCAGTTGGTAGCTTAGGCGGTGTTTACGATGCCGCAACAGGGGAACGGGTAGCCAGCGTTGGTACGTTCCGCTGGCACGAATCGATGCCCAACGATCAGGTCTACGCACGCTTTTTCACATACTACGATGAAACCCAGCATGGATGGTCGACCGACTGGCTGGCCCCTGAAGTCGTTGCGATCGAAGCTGGCGACCTAGCCACCGACAATGCCGATCCCTTTGGCATTGTCTACGATGAGGGCGGTCGGACCACGCGCTATACCTACGATGCCAACGGCAATGTGCTGACCCGTACCGATGCCAACGGCAATGTCGTTACGCGCACCTACGGGTCGAAGAGCGAACTGCTCACCGAAACACGCGCCGGATCGGATGCAGCCGGGGCGAACGTCAGTCATACGACGCGCTATGTCTACGACAGCGAGAATCACCTGCGCTACGTCGTAAGTGCCGAAGGGCGAGTCACGGAATATAGCTATACCTATTGGGGTGCCCCCTACTACACCATTGAATACCCCGAGCACAGCTATGCGATCGGCTCAGGCGCGTTGACCGAGGCGACGATGAATGCCTGGCGCGACGGACTTGTCGACCGTTCATCGGTAAAGCTTCGCCGCTATGTCTACGATGCGCGGGATAACCTCACTTCGACGCTCGAGTATGGCACGGCCACGGCAGCGGGGGCCGCGACGACGGCGGAAGGCTACAGCCGGACGTACTACAACTACGATCAGGCCGGGCAGTTGCTCAGCCGATACGTTCCGGGGCAGAACACCGAAAGTTTTATCTACGACGGCCTCGGGAGGCACACGGCCTCGACCGATCTGGCGGGGGGGACGACCAGGATAATCTACGACGATGCAGCCAGCACGACCATCGTCGCGCTCGGTACGGGCAAAGTAACCACCTCGGTGTTCAACAGGGCGGGAGATCTGATCAGCGAGATCGAGACAGAGAATTTCAATGATACTGCGACCAGCAATCTCATTGCTGCACAGGATCTCGATAATTGGTCGCTGGGACGGAATACCGCATCATCCGCTGGAACGATCAACGGTGAGCCTGCCGTACGCTACACCGTCGCCGGGTCTCAAAGCGGGCAATCGCAACACATCACAGCGCCTAGCGCGGGCGCTGTTGGCGCCAACGATGTCATAACTGCCACCATAGCCCTCCAGGCGACGACAAGCTCAAATTCCGCTGCTTTCGGTGTTCATGGCAGCGCTACGGGTTGGGGATATGGCGATCCCACCTTGGGTGTCGCCCGGATCGTGTCGGGCCCTGGAACGGTTGCAAAGGCATGGAGTTCGGAAGGGTTCTTCTACGTCACCGGGCTTTCCACAACGGAGCCCACGGTGATCGAAATCCAAAGGCGTTTCGATCGGGAGCAGACGGCATCGGTCATGCTTTATCCCGATTTTCCCGGCGGCTCTGTCCTCGGCAATGCGATTATCGCATCTGCGCCAAGCATGTCGAAATCGCACGTCAGCGAATCCAGCAACCTCTACGATCGGAACGGTCGGCTGCGCGTCGCGACCGACGCGACGGGGCGCAAGAGCTACTATCTCTACGACAAGGCCGGGCGGAAGATCGCCGATATCAATCACTACGGCCACGTCGCCGAATACCGCCACGACTCCGCGGGCAGGGTGATTGCAACGGCAAACTACACTTATGCGTTGACGGCGGCGCAGATTGCGGCGCTCGGTGATCCGGACAACACGCTCGAGATGGCCGATATCCGGCCCTCTGCGCACAGCTACGATATCTGGACCTGGTCGATCTATGACGATGCGGGCCGGTTGATCGAGAGTATCGATGGCAAGGGCGGGGTTGCGGCTTTCAGCTACGACGCCTCCGATCGCCTGATCAAGACGGTCAGCTATGCGGGTAAGCTCAGTACCGCCCAGCTTGCGGCTTTCAAGGCGGAGCCGCCGACGGCCCTGGTGTTGCCGGCGGCCAACACCGCGAAGGACGCGGTAAGCCGCAGCTTCTACGATCGCGAGGGTCAGCTGATCGGCAAGCTCGACGGTGAAGGCTACCTGACCGAGATCGTCTACGACGAGGCTGGGCAGAAGGTCGAAGAGGTCGCCTATGCCAAGAAGATCTCGTCGAGCTACTGGGCATCGGGAAGCTTCAACCAGCTTCGTGCGAACGCCGCACCGACGGCGAGCGCTAATCGGCGCACGCACTATGTCTACGATGGTCAGGGGCTGCTGCGCCACACCATTGATAATGGCGGCTACGTTACGAGCCATGCCTATAACTATGCGCGCAAGCTGACGACGACGATCGTCCATGCCGCACCGATCAGCACCGGCGATTTCACCTATGACAATGTGAAGGCGCTGGTGAATGCAATCGCGAGCGAGGCCGACGATCGCGAGAGCTACAACGTCTACAATGGCGAAGGCCAGGTCGCCTTTACGATCGGTGCCGGCAATGTGGTGAACGGCTTCAGCTATGACCTGGCCGGCAATGTGACCGAGGCGGTGCGCTATGCCGCACTGCGCAACACGCCGAGCCTGCCGAGCCTCGTGACGATGAACAATTGGGCGGCGGCACAGGCAGGCAACGGCGGCAATCGCACCACGCGCAGCTGGTATACCGCAGGCGGTGAGCTACGCTTCACAGTCGATGCTGAAGGCTATGTGAAACGCTTCGACTACGATGCTGAAGGGCGGCTTACGCGCGAGGTAAGTTGGGCCAACGCGGTGGCAGCCACCCAGACGACGACGATTGCGCAGATCGACGCCCTGACCGGTAGCGCCGGCAGCTGGGCCGAGCTGACGTATACTTATGACGCTGCTGGCCGCCGCAACAGTGTCAACGACGGTGAGGGGAATCGTACACTCTACGGCTGGCGTGCGAACGGTACGCGGGCGTCTGTTTATCGTGCCTACGGCACTGCAGATCAGAGCGTGACCGTTTTCGTCAATGATGGTGCTGGCCGCATTATCAGGGAGTACCGCGCCTATGGCGAGGCTGAACGTGCGAACGTGGCCTATACCTACGACGGGTTAGGCAACCGCACGAGCATGACCGATGCCAATGGCAAGGTCACACACTATACCTACGACGAGCGCGGCCAGTTGCTGACGACGACCGATGCGGAAGGCGGGGTCACGCACTACGAATACAATGCATTTGGTGAAGTGGTGAAAACGATCGACCCGGGCGGCGGCGTAACCTACCACTATTATGATACATTCGGTCAGGAAGTCAGGACGCGCGATGCCGAAAACTATGTGACCGTGACGAGCTATACGGTTTTCGGAGAGGTTGAGAGTGTCAGGCGCTACTATAACAAGACCGCGAGCACGCCGAGCACCACTACGTTGCCTCTGGTAGCGGCACACGCGAAGGATGCCATAACTCGCTTCGAATACGACAAGCGCGGCCTCGTTTCCAAGACGACCGATGCCGAAAGCTTCTCCGAAAGCTACATTTACGACGCTTTCGGAAACCGCACGAGCATGACGAACAAGCTCGGGGGTGTCACGACCTATGTTTATGACAAGCGCGGCTTGCTCGTAAGAGAAACGCTCCCGATCACCTCCTACAATACCGACGGCACCGCGCAGGCAACGAGCGTCGCCAACAGCTATAGCTACGACGCGCGCGGCAACCGCACGCAGATGATCGAAGCCGTCGGACTCGCCGAGGCGCGGACCACGAGCTATGTTTACGACAAGGCCGACCGGCTTGTCGAAACGCGCGGCGAGGCGCGTGCAGTGCTCAGCCAGGCCGATCATAAGACGATCATCGCGAATTTCGTGCCCAGGGAAACCCGTAGCTACGACGGTCGCGGCAATGTGACGAGCGTGACCGATGCCGCGGGCAATCGAACAGTCTATTATTACGACGATCTTGACCGCAAGGTGGTGGAGATCGACCCGGCCGGCACATATACTGCGTACGGCTATGACAAGAACGGCAATGTCACCGCGACGCGCGTCTATGAAACCCTGGTAGCGGTTCCGATCGACGGCGGCTCGCAGGGAGAGGCGCCCACTGCGCCTTCGGGCTCATCGCGCGCGACGAGCTTTACATACGACAATCTGGGTCGTCTGCTGACCAGCAGTGTGGCGGGTGTGGAGACGGGACATTGGAACGGATCGGGCTGGGTCGCGGCGACCGGCACGATCACTACCAGCTATCAATACGATGCGCTCGGCAATGTTGTGAGGGTGACCGACCCCAATGGTCATGCGACCTACACCTATTACGATAACCTCGGGCGCAAGACGGCCTCAGTCGATGCTGAGGGGTACAAGACGATCTGGACCTACGACGGCGAGGGCAATGTGCTGACTGAGCGTCGTTATGCCAACCGCTATACCGGCACACCGTCACTCGCTGCACCGCCGAGCGTCTCGACGAACGGCGCTGACCGGGTGACGACTTTTACCTACGATCGGACCGGCAATCGGCTTTCCGAGGCGCGCAGCGGCGTCATCGTCCACAACGGCTCGGGTGGCACCTCGACGGTGACCGCCACGGTATCTTGGCTCTACAACGGGCTTGGGCAAGTCACCCGCAAGACCGAAGCGACGGGTGATCAGATCAATTATATTCATGATGAGGGCGGCCGCCTGCTTCAGGAACGGCGCGCGGCGTTCACCAGTCACCAAGGAGGGAGTGTCACGCCAACGCTCCATTATCGCTACAACGGGCTCGGCGATCTTGTACGTACCGTCGCGGCGGGTGCCGGCGATGCCGTGTCGCGTGGGACCGCCTACAGCTATGGCGCGGGCGGGTTACTCGCCTCTATGACCGATGCGGAAGGGGTGACCCACAGCTACGCTTACGACAAGCGCGGGATCCTGATCCGCGACCAATACTATCGCGCCGGGTCGGCGGGCGGCACCGGCACGCTTAACGCCGTTCTGACGAAGGTGGATGAACTGGGCCGCATGATCGAACGGACAGTGGCTGTGTGGAACGGTTCGGCCTGGACGCCGGGTGAAGTCGTAACCACTGATTACAATGCATTCGGCGAGGTGAGCCGTAGTGGTATCAATGGCGGTGCGATCGCCGAAGGCAGCCGGCTGTGGCAGACCCAAAACAAGTACGACGCTGCCGGACGCCTGTGGGCGACCAATGCGGGCGACGGGGTGTGGAAATACTTCGGTTATGACAAAAGCGGCAACCAGACGGTCGCCATCACCAGCGCGGGCACCAACCTTGCCGGCAAGACCTTCGACCAGGCACGCGCGCTGGTGTCGGGTAGCGGGGTCAACGCAACCTACACGGTTTACGACAAGCGCGGTCTTGCGAAGAGTGTGGTGGAAGAGGGGCGTCAACTAAGCAATAGCACGACCGCGACCCTGACCATGGGCCGAACCTACAATGGTTTCGGTGAAGTGGTGAGCGAGACGGATGCCGGCGGTGCGGTCACGTCTTACATCTACAATACCGCCGGACGTATGATTCGCTCCGAAGGGCCGACGGTCTGGATGACCAACGAAGACGGTCGGGTCCAGTGGATCAAGCCTTCTCAGGATTATTACTATGACGCATCGGGCCGTCTCGTTGCAATGCGTGATGCGAACGGGGACTACCCTATCGGCAGCATGGGCAATCCGGACCCCGCATTCTATGATCAAAAGGAAGCGAACACAGGCAATCTCACGCGCCTGACGCTGCTTGCAGGCACCGGCTATGGCGGCAGCGAAGCACTTGTCACCGCCGAAACCCACGCGGACGGGGGCATCAAACGCACCGCGTACGACGTCCACGGTGACGCGCGCAAGATCACCGACGAGATCGGCCGCGTGATCACGCAACGTTTCGACAAGGTGGGGCGCGTCACCCAGGTGAACAGCGCCGGCGGCCTCATCGACTACTATGCCTATGACAGTCTTGGACAGCAGGTCAGTCGCTGGAACAACGTCTACGGCGCGGCCGATCGGGAGACGACCGATTATGACGTTCAGGGCCGGGTGGTCTCGAAGCGTGCCTATGGCGGCGATGAAGTGCATACGACCTACGCTTGGCAGGCTGGCTCCGCCACCAACGCGATTGGAAACTTCGGCGGCTGGGTGAAGACGGTCAGCACCGATGCCGATCGCGCCAGCAGCAGCGACAATATCAAGGCAAGCGTTACGAAAGCCGACGTGTTCGGCCGAACCGTATCTCGCACGGATGCCAGCGGCGAGGAATACGCCTACACCTATGACATCGCCGGGCGATTGACGCACGAACGGACGGTTGTCGCGTCGAACGGTCTCATCCTCAATAAGGAATACGATTACTACAACTCCGGGTTGGTGCGGAGCGTCCTGTCGGGCGAGAGCGAGGTGGCGAACACCAATTGGAAGAACAAGATCGCCACTTATGGATACGACAAACTCGGTCGCTTGACTTTCGAGCGGCTCGAAAGCGCGCAGGGCACGTTCATTCCCGGCCATATGGAGTACATCCCACCCGAAAACGGTGAGCCCGGTTTCCCCGGCGGGGACACACCGATAATCATACCGGACGATCCGGAGCAAGGCGAATGGGTCTGGGTTCCCGAGAGCTATACCGTAAACCGGACGGTGCTGCAGGACGGGACGGCGCAGTACGACGCTCTCGGGCGAATGACCCGATATCTCGACCGCGATGCGAACGGGAGCACGCTGGTCGACAAGAGTTGGGCTTTCGATGCCAATAGCAACGTTCGCTCCATCACCACGACCTATCGTCCGATGAACCTGAACAAGACGCTGGGGAGCGCGGTAACGACCAGCTACCACTACCGATACGACGCGCTCGACCGGGTGGTGGTGTCGAAGGGTATCCGTTCGGGCAGCACGATCGTCGCGGGGGGCAGCGGGGTTGCGCTGACTTATGATGCTGCCGGGCGCCGGACGACGTCGAAGACGGGCTACGCCGCGCAGGAAATCTACGGCTACGACGCGAACGACCGGATCACTTCGGTACGCGTCGGTTCGGTGACGCGGATGAGCGCGAGCTACGATGCGCTCGGGCGGCTAACGGGTCATATCGAACGCAATGCAAGCGGTAGCCTCGTCTACGAGCGTCACAGCTTCGTCTACAACTCGCGCGATCAGGTTCTGTCGGAAAAGGGGCGGCGCAAGCTCGACAACGGCGACTGGAACTACACGCACACGGCCAATTACTACAGCGATACGGGCGCGGGGAGCAATCCGGGGGTCATCCGATACAGCTCGGATACGGGCAGTTCGAGCGGCGAACTGCTATACCGTTCGGAAACAAAGAACTGGCTGAACGGGCCATATCCCCCGCACTATAACGTCAATCCCAACGGCACGACTTCGCCCGGCACACCCGATGCGAACTGGGCCGATGAGTATTCGACTTATACCTACGACTGGCGCGCTGCGAGCGGCGGTGGCGGTGCGCGGCAGGCGACGCACAAGCTGATCAACCGCGACGGGACGACGCAGACGACCAACGTCTACGGTGCGGACGGTGCGATCGAGCGTGCGTCGTCGAGCACGCTGTCGGGGTCCGCTCCGGTGCAGACGCACTATTACCGGACCGATATCGACGGGCGCATTCTGGCGCGCGACCTCTATCGCAGCGGGACGACCTACGATCCATCGGCGCGGTACTATACCTTCGGTGGCCGGGCGATGGGGGAGATCGGGACCGACGGGAGCGACAACGTCGACTTTGCGACCGCGATCGCGCGGCGTGACGATACGGGTAATGGCTCGTTCCGCGGTGGGGCGACGAGCGGCCAGCTCCATGCCGACTTCGATCTCAACCACCGCACGCTGGCGGCGACATCGCAGATCAATGGGTCAGGCTATGTTGCGCGCGGGGGCGAGAGCCTGCAGCAGGTCGCCGCCGCGGTCTGGGGCGATGCCTCGCTGTGGTACAAGCTGGCCGAAGCCAACAGCCTTGGCGCAGGCGCGATCCTGGGTGCCGGGCAGAGCCTGCGCATTCCGGCAGGGGTGCAGGTCAATACCCATAACGCAGACACGGTCCGGCCTTACGATCCGTCTGCCGCGCTGGGCGATATCTCGCCCGCGACGCCGCAGCCGAAGAAGCAGAAGGGCGATGACTGCGGCGTATTGGGCGCGATGCTGCTCACGGTGGTCGCGGTTGCGGTGACGACGATTGCCACAGCGGGTGCTGCGGCGGCCATCTCGGGCAAGGCATTCGGGACGGTGCTGGGTGCGATGACCGGCGGCGCGACGGCGAGCGGTGTGGGTGCGGGCGCGTGGATGGCGGGCGGCGCGATCGGCGGTGCTGCGGGTTCGATCGCCAGCCAGGGAGTGGGCGTCGCAACCGGTCTGCAGGACAGGTTCAACTGGAAGGGCGTGGGCCTTGCTGCATTGTCTGGCGGGATCGGCGGCGGCCTCGGCCCGAACTTCGGTGCCGGCTGGCAAGGGGCGGCAGTGCGCGGTGCAGTCGGCAACGCGCTCACGCAAGGTGTCGGGGTTGCGACAGGCCTGCAAAGCAAGTTCGACTTCGCCGGCGTTGCAGCGGCGGGCGTGGGCGCAGCGACGGGCCGCGCCATCGCAGGCAGGGTGGGAACCGGGTTCGGCGCCAGCCTTGCCACGCACACCGCCGGCGGCATAGCCAACGCCGCCACCCGCTCGGCGCTCAACGGCGAGAGCTTCGGCAGGAACCTCACCACCGCGATCCCCGATATCGTCGGGCAGGCCGTGGGCGGGGCGATCGGCAAGGCGCTGGCGCCCGCCGAACACGCCACCGACACCCCCGGGGTGCGCGAGACCACCGGCGAGCAACT